In a genomic window of Erigeron canadensis isolate Cc75 chromosome 5, C_canadensis_v1, whole genome shotgun sequence:
- the LOC122600633 gene encoding uncharacterized protein LOC122600633 encodes MDFTGSRHKRMKSDLGKKGIYDDKYCILNAPQPSNTVKSYKEADQRRSESIKVENSLKQEIEQLQKQLEDQLLIRIELEKATNSQPFSHDPVNDTSLTKSTKDLIKEISILEFEVKHLEKYLLSLYRKTFQKRELSISATDTKSRVISTLKDQQSLHYNSNGYMPARASTDNPPKEFCPILESKPMEDSYVNRSQSSLSYRTPPLYMAVNQAFESYHSLPLGMLEVGKDDYSSVSLADHLGGCISDNVRMSANWISEEMIKCISSIYGQIADPPLFNHEFPSSPISFPSPPSDSSPRDQFSMWSPHCEPSSEFSGSYFTTAEVQGFCKNTQRLSSVEHKQRKFRSLISQLEQVDPKKLKDEEKLAFWINIHNALVMHVFLVHETPRGAMKRISLILKGAYNIGGHNISVGDIQSTILGCRLPHPGQWFQTFLFPSPKYKSRDARKAYAMKYPQPLVYFALCSGSHSDPMVRIYTPKSVFQELEVAKEEYIHSNFKIQKGQKMFLPKLVDLYVKDSGLCHTDMMDMVEHSVPECYRQTFKLIRKEKSLKKIEFAAHDFTFRYLLSPDLAKG; translated from the exons ATGGACTTTACTGGTTCAAGGCACAAGAGAATGAAaag TGATCTTGGCAAGAAAGGAATCTATGACGATAAGTATTGCATTCTCAATGCTCCTCAACCTTCAAACACG GTAAAGAGTTACAAAGAGGCTGACCAAAGGCGGTCCGAAAGCATTAAAGTAGAAAACTCCTTAAAACAAGAG ATTGAACAACTCCAGAAGCAACTCGAGGACCAGCTTTTAATACGCATCGAGTTGGAGAAAGCAACAAATAGTCAACCCTTCTCACATGATCCCGTCAACGACACTTCACTTACAAAG TCTACCAAGGATCTGATCAAGGAAATATCTATTCTAGAGTTTGAAGTAAAGCATTTGGAAAAGTATCTTCTGTCCTTGTATCGTAAAACTTTTCAAAAGCGGGAGCTATCCATATCTGCAACCGACACAAAATCAAGAGTAATTTCAACTTTAAAGGACCAACAATCGTTGCATTACAACTCTAATGGTTATATGCCAGCTCGGGCCTCAACTGATAATCCTCCAAAAGAATTTTGCCCCATTTTGGAGTCAAAGCCAATGGAAGATTCTTATGTTAATCGTAGCCAGTCCTCACTTTCTTACAGAACTCCACCGCTTTACATGGCTGTTAATCAAGCTTTTGAATCATATCATTCCTTACCGTTAGGCATGCTTGAG GTTGGTAAGGATGATTATTCAAGCGTTAGTCTGGCTGATCATCTTGGTGGATGTATTTCTGATAATGTTCGAATGTCTGCAAACTGGATTTCTGAGGAAATGATCAAATGCATCTCAAGCATATATGGTCAAATTGCCGATCCACCCTTGTTTAACCATGAATTCCCTTCGTCTCCCATATCATTCCCATCACCACCGAGTGATTCATCCCCAAGAGACCAGTTTAGCATGTGGAGTCCCCATTGTGAACCATCATCAGAGTTCAGTGGATCCTACTTTACCACAGCTGAAGTTCAAGGTTTCTGCAAGAATACTCAACGACTAAGTAGCGTTGAACACAAGCAACGTAAATTCAG GTCTCTTATATCTCAGTTAGAGCAAGTCGAtcctaaaaagttaaaagatgagGAGAAGCTGGCGTTCTGGATCAATATACACAATGCACTAGTGATGCAT GTTTTCTTGGTTCATGAAACTCCTCGTGGTGCTATGAAGAGGATATCGTTAATCCTAAAG GGTGCTTATAATATTGGGGGTCATAACATTAGCGTTGGAGATATACAGAGTACAATACTGGGATGCAGGCTGCCCCACCCTGGACAA TGGTTTCAAACGTTTTTATTTCCGAGTCCAAAGTACAAGTCCAGAGATGCACGAAAGGCATATGCAATGAAGTACCCACAACCTCTTGTGTATTTTGCGCTTTGTTCAGGAAGCCATTCTGATCCCATG GTGCGAATATACACGCCAAAGAGTGTTTTCCAAGAGCTTGAAGTTGCCAAAGAAGAGTACATTCATAGTAATTTCAAGATACAAAAAGGGCAAAAGATGTTCCTCCCAAAGCTTGTTGATCTTTATGTCAAAGATTCAGGTTTATGTCATACTGATATGATGGACATGGTTGAACACTCGGTGCCAGAATGTTACCGTCAAACATTCAAATTGATTCGGAAAGAGAAATCCTTGAAGAAAATTGAGTTTGCCGCTCATGATTTCACTTTTCGTTATCTACTTTCCCCAGATTTAGCCAAAGGTTGA
- the LOC122601478 gene encoding uncharacterized protein LOC122601478 encodes MGTCASGPSTTGGGKFMGNWSTTVKVIHSDHGKLQEFQRPIKAKHVLSDHPTTFLCSSDNMFINCHVPHMPGDEELQMGQIYFFMPLTRSNYPLSLQELCSLAIKGGSALKTEAL; translated from the coding sequence ATGGGTACATGTGCATCTGGTCCTTCCACCACCGGAGGTGGAAAATTTATGGGCAACTGGTCAACAACCGTTAAGGTGATCCACTCTGATCATGGGAAGCTGCAAGAATTCCAACGACCAATCAAAGCAAAGCACGTCCTATCTGACCACCCTACCACCTTTCTATGCAGCAGCGACAACATGTTTATTAACTGCCATGTACCTCACATGCCTGGTGATGAGGAGCTCCAGATGGGTCAAATCTATTTTTTCATGCCACTTACGCGATCAAACTACCCCCTTTCATTGCAAGAGCTATGTTCATTAGCAATTAAAGGCGGTTCAGCGCTTAAAACAGAGGCTTTATGA